The Flavobacterium sp. N2270 genome contains the following window.
AAATGATGTTATAGCATATTTCCAAGAAAAAAAATGTCCAGAAATTGAAGCAGATAAATTTTATAATCATTTTCAAAGTAATGGTTGGTTAGTTGGTGGAAAAACGAAAATGATAGATTGGAAAGCAGCCATTCGCAATTGGATTTTGAATAGTCAAAACTTCAATAATAAATCAAACAACCTTCAACCTCAACATTTACAAACTACAACAAACAAAAATTATGGAGAACCACTTTGACATCAGCAACACATTCAAACTAATTGGAAATATTAGAGAATACAACCTATCGCAATGTTTCAAATACCTAGAGTGCCAAGGCAAACAAACCTATGGACAATCATTTAAAATACAAGAACAAGACAAACCAACCATTACAAAGCTACTTGTCTACGCAGTACAAGATAAAGAAAATGCTCTAAAAATGGGAATAGATACCAGTAAAGGAATTTTACTATCCGGTCCTATTGGATGTGGTAAAACATCTATAATGCATCTCATCAAACCTTTTATCAATGGTAAGCACGAATATAAAATAAAAACAACTCGTGAAATTTCATTTGAGTTTGCTAAAAATGGTTTTGAAGCTCTTACACCTTACACAAAAAAAACAAGCTACCAACACCGACTAACGGGTTATGTTTTCGACGATTTAGGTGCAGAACAGCAAATCAAACACTTTGGAAACGACTGTAATGTAATGGCTGAAATACTAATTACTAGATACGAACAATTTATAGAAAACAACACTATTACACACATTACTACTAACTTATCCGCTTCTGAAATTGAAAAATTATATGGAAATCGTCTTCGTTCTAGAATGCGAAATATGTTTAATGTGATTGCTTTTGAAGGCAACTCAAGAGATAAGCGTTAAACAAATTTAATTATTAATTAAAAAAATTATGAGAAATATGTTAAGTAATAAAACAAATTAATAATCGGTAAGAATGTGAAGATATCTTTTTGCCTTTTAGAGATCTAAATAAGTTTATAGCATACTAAAAAAAACATCTCCTTTTATAATATTTAGCCTAAAAATCAGTTACTTTGCTGCTTTAAAAAATGTACCATGAAGAATGTATTATTTGCAATCCTTTTAAGCTTTGTTTTAATTGCTGCAACAGACCCTTATACCATTAAAAGAATTTCAGACAAAGATTTTCGATATGAATTTTACACAATTGATAAAGACATTAGTATAAAACATCATAAAACTTACTTTTGGTTTAAAGGAGGTTTAATTCATAAGGCAGAAGGTGGTGTTTCTGGTCAATTATTACACGGAGAATTCAAAAAACATTACCATAGTAACCAATTAGCAGAGCAAGGAACTTTTAAGAAAGGGCTAAAAGTTGGTTTATGGAAAAATTGGTTTGAAAATGGCTCTACAGAAAGTACTCAAGAATATTCTAACGGACAAAAGCATGGTAACTTTTATAGCTATAATATAGAAGGTAAAATGCTTGAAAAAGGTTTTTACCGCTCTGGAAAAAAACAAGGTTATTGGATAAACTTCACAAAAAAAGACACAATTCGTTATAAAAAAGGGAAAGTATTTATTCCTAAACCAAAATTATCTAAAGAAGAAAAAGCTCTTGCTAAAATAGCTAAGACAAAGAAAAAAGAAGAGTTAAAATTGCAAAAAGAAACGGAAAAAAAATTAAAAAAAGCTAAAAAAGAAGAAAACAAAAAACTGCCTAAAAAAACAAAAGGTTCTATTTCTAAAAAAGAAGATAAAGTAAAAAAGGACAATTTCTTCACACGCTTATTTAGCAAAAAAGAATAATAATGGTCAAAGCGCATAGTTTATTATATGCTGTTTACGTTTGCTTAATAGTTGCTGTGCTTTGCGGCGGATTATTGTTGTTGGCAAACTTATACAATCAGTTAAATTTACACTATGTAACACATGAGTCACTTTATATAACCAATCAATCTACTGTTAATTATGCATTAGGAAATGGTTTGGTTGCTAATGAAGAGATACTGATAGAAGAAAAAACAGGAATTCAATCGCAGTTTACTGTGAAGAATCACGGTTTACTTCCGTTATTATTAACACAGTCTTTTACAAAGAAAGATACCGTTGCTTCGGTTCATTTTATAGGGCAAAAAGTTGTAAATACAAATACGGCTTTATATATGGCAAATTTCACACAGCCACTAAGTGTTTCGGGTACTGTTACTATTAAAGGAGATGTTTTTTTTGCCAACAGAACATATAAAAGAATCTTATATAAATAATAAACCAAATATCATTTCCATACAAGGAAAAAAATCTGTTTCAGAGATTCAATTACCAACACTTTCAGAAAAATGCAAATCTATTTTTGAAACCAGAAATAGCACTAAAGTTAGTTTAAGTGAATTTGAAAAGAAAAACGATTCTATTTATGTGAACTCATTTTTTAATGAAACTATAGAATTTCAGTTGGGTCAAACTACATTGGAAAATAAAATCATAAAAGGCAATTTTATTATCAGTTCTAACGATTCTATTTTCATTCGAAAAAATAATGTTTTAGAAGATGTAATCATCATTGCTCCAAAAGTAGCTATTGAAGAAGGTTTTGAAGGGAACATTCAAGTGTTTGCGAATGAATCCATTACCATTGAAAAAAAGGTAACGTTAAACTATCCGTCGGTTATAGCTTTGTACAATAATAAAGAAACCAAAAAAGCTTTTGTGTTAATTGATGAAGAAGTAAAAATTGCGGGTTTAGTTATGCTTTTTGGAAATAATTTAATGCATTTGGATAAAAACACATTAGAAATAAAAGAAAAAGGAAAAATAATGGGAACTATCTATTGTTCTGGAATTTTAACCTTAAAAAGCGATGTCTATGGCTCGGTTTATACTTCAAAATTGAACCATAAAACACCATCATCGTCTTATTCTAACACTATTGCCGACATTACAATTGATGTTTCTAAAAAGCCTAAAGTGTTTATAGATTTACCAATTTTTAATAATATAAATACAAGATATGCTATTATTAAAAAAGTATTATAAAGCCAATTCTATAATAGAATCCGTTATTGCATTAACGATTATTTCGATATGTATTTATATTGCTATAATGGTTTATGCAAATGTATTTTCGCCAAAAACATCTATTCGTCATTATAGTCATCAGAACCAAATAAATGAGCAATTTTACTTGTTACAATTACAAGATGAAACTCCAATTGAAAATATCGAAACAAACGAAAATTGGTTAAATACCTATTTGAAAGAGGTTACAATTATGTATAAAGATTCTTTGTCTTCCAATGTTTCTAAAACCGTTTACATTCACACGGATGAAGAATAAAAACTACATTGCAGCTTTTTCCATTGTTGAAATAATGGTTAGCATGGTCATTACAGCTATCGTTGTTGGGCTTATATTTGGCGTTTTTACTATTGTTTCCGAACAGATTATAGAGTTTAAAAAAGAGAACGAACAAACTGCAGATTTCAACCGATTATCCTATAGTTTAAACAAAGCGGTTTTTGATAGTGAGAAAATGATAACTCGAGAAAATGGTGTTTATTTCCAAACCTATGATGGCGATACTATTTTATATCAAAAAGAAGACACTTATCTCATTCGAAAAGCGCAAACTTTTACCGATACTTTTAGATTAAAACTTCAAACAATGCGAATAGATTCGGTTTATAACGAGAAGAAAAGTAAAGTGTTTCAAAAATTAGAATTAGAACTACTGATTCATGAGAAGAGCGTTCCATTACGATTTTACAAACCTGTTTATGCCAATCAATTAATACTTTGGAAAGAATAATATGAGTTTAGACTTAAGCAACTATAAGAAAACAGAACAAAAAGAGAAAAAGGATTTCCAATTCAATTTGGATAAATTTAGTGTGTCCAAAACTTTTTCAGACAAGCAAAAAGAGATTTTTTATAGAGAATTAGGAATGCTTTTAAAATCGGGAGTCGATTTTAAAAAAGCTTTAG
Protein-coding sequences here:
- a CDS encoding PilW family protein, with the protein product MKNKNYIAAFSIVEIMVSMVITAIVVGLIFGVFTIVSEQIIEFKKENEQTADFNRLSYSLNKAVFDSEKMITRENGVYFQTYDGDTILYQKEDTYLIRKAQTFTDTFRLKLQTMRIDSVYNEKKSKVFQKLELELLIHEKSVPLRFYKPVYANQLILWKE
- a CDS encoding toxin-antitoxin system YwqK family antitoxin, producing MKNVLFAILLSFVLIAATDPYTIKRISDKDFRYEFYTIDKDISIKHHKTYFWFKGGLIHKAEGGVSGQLLHGEFKKHYHSNQLAEQGTFKKGLKVGLWKNWFENGSTESTQEYSNGQKHGNFYSYNIEGKMLEKGFYRSGKKQGYWINFTKKDTIRYKKGKVFIPKPKLSKEEKALAKIAKTKKKEELKLQKETEKKLKKAKKEENKKLPKKTKGSISKKEDKVKKDNFFTRLFSKKE
- a CDS encoding ATPase produces the protein MENHFDISNTFKLIGNIREYNLSQCFKYLECQGKQTYGQSFKIQEQDKPTITKLLVYAVQDKENALKMGIDTSKGILLSGPIGCGKTSIMHLIKPFINGKHEYKIKTTREISFEFAKNGFEALTPYTKKTSYQHRLTGYVFDDLGAEQQIKHFGNDCNVMAEILITRYEQFIENNTITHITTNLSASEIEKLYGNRLRSRMRNMFNVIAFEGNSRDKR